The sequence below is a genomic window from Brettanomyces bruxellensis chromosome 9, complete sequence.
CGTTCCATATGTCTTCCATATCATTCCAATTTGTAACAACACCATGTGAGATGGGATACCGTAACCTTAAAAGGCCCCTCAGTTTCTGTGCTTTGCTTCCTATAAAAGTGTCATTTTCGGAAATTGATGACGGCATTACTTTTGTGTATTTCGGCGACCCTATTATATTTGAGTAATTAATCTTTGGACGATCATCACCCGCAAAACCTGCCCTAATATTGCCGGATCCATTGTCTATGACTATGGGCTGATTGTATAATGTATCGGACATCCTAATATATCTATGCccaattttaatatttatAGGTCACCTTTATTGTTCATAGCAAAAGGTCATTAAACGATTAAGTAAATCAAATTTGActggtctttttttttgatgatgtcCCAACTCAAATTTATATAAACTGAAAATGTAAATAGAACGCCTGATTTAATAATCGCGAGGGAACAAAAAAGGTAAGTGTAAGAAGCAGGTACGCGAAgggtaaaaaaattaaaaaaaataaagataaaaatttaCGACCGTGCATCCCGCTCGTCTTCTTTACAAAAAAGGTAATAGTGTCTGAAGACTGTTATATTAATGTACACCCTACATTCAAATCAAAATAGGAATGCTCAGATACAGTAGTATCTATCACCAAAGTCACCAACACCAGGAATAACGTATTTACGTTCATTTAATCCCTGGTCGATCATTCCGGTGACAACCTTCACCTTTGAATACTTTTCCCTAAACATAGCAATTCCTTCGGGACTTGCAAGAacattcaagaaaataattCTGTCCTCGGGAACAcctctcttcttcaaaacaTCAATAGCCATAGCTGCGGATCCACCAGTAGCAAGTAATGGATCCAAAAGTAGCACATACCTCTCAGAAATGTCAGTTGGAAGTTTCACGTAGAACAGCTTAGGAAGAGCTGTCTCCTCGTCTCTCTgaattaaaatttttccaaGTCTGACAGATCTGCAGCAATCTCTCAAACCCTTTTCCATTGACTCACCAGCTCTAATGATAGAGACACCACATATCTTACCTTGGAAGTCTGCTCCTTCATATGTAGACTCTGTTGGAGTAACAACAGTTTTAGGCTTGATTGGAAGTTGATTCAAACCTTCCTCCACAAGTAAACGGATGATACGgtttgaataaaaaatgaaatcgGCACGCTTCGTGTTCTTATCACGAATTATACtgttttgaagaaataaaataggaAGTTAGTATAgaagcttttgaagaacgataatataattattattgCCGTTGCTTACGTATAAAGACATTTCAACTGATTGGTCTGTCTCAACCTGATAATGTTCTTGTAAACTTCACTCATATTGATGTATCCgttaatttattttaattttgttgaagaaataaataagaaaaaggggaaaaaatatggacTTGTAATTTTATGAAATGATTGCGTTAGTTGTGTTTTTAAGTAAAGGATAAGAACCGATTAAagaatttttcttatcttcgAATAAAACGGTCGCTGTCAGAAATggtagaaaaaaatagtgaaaaaatttttcggATATGAAATATTCGCTCGGCCGATTAAATAAATGGCTACCCCAGGCAAGATAACCGAGGGTTGTTTGTTCACTAGGTAGTTCACACGATATATCCAAACGGTAACCGTAGGAAATAAGGGCGGGGTGCGCGAATTCATTATCACCCCAGCTCACCTTGTGATAACTGCCGATAAGGCTACGAAGTATTTCAGAACTAAACgatttttaatttcaaagaaaaagtagtactTATATTATTGTTTCAACAATTATTCGGCACACAGGATATCGCTTTACAAAGATAATGCAATTCAATAAAGGTCGTCCAATTAACATAAgaacttattttttatcaaccAGGCCCGAACATCGTTGCTATCTCTTTTGACCCAGGCAGCGTTAGTCTTGATAGATTCTAAAGCCTGAGCGAGACCCCGATTATATTCCATGGTGTCTttaccatcaaagaaatttttcaccataCGGTATTGTTCCATCTTGCCAAAGCCTCTAGTGCATATATTAACAACCGAATTGAGCATAGAAAATCCTGATGGTAATATTGTGCGTAAAGTTTTCCAATTTCTGGTCATCCATTTAAATGCCACCTCCGTACCAACTTTACTTCGACTCATAGCACTAAGTGGGAGAGGTATATCTTGTATTCTAACAGTTCCGTTCAGCAACAAACTCAGGACATTCTCTAAAATATTCGGGTCATGAAAAGCACCCATACTCTTAAGAGCCATTGACCTCTCATCAGGAGATCGTGAATTTTTGTATATAGCCAATAGCTGGTTGAATTCTTCTTCCCCACCATGGGAGGCCACACAACGAAAAATAGTAGATTTCACGTCGGGATAAATAGCATTTTTATCTCCAGCAACGTAATCCGCAAATATCTTGTTTGAAGCAGATATAATGACTTCGTCTTCAGATGACGTAGCAGCATCAAATAAAAGgctcttcaacttcagcTCCAAATAAGAGTCATCTCTGCTAAATTTCCATCCTACCGTATGGAACTTTTCTGACACTAAACTAAGAGTTGCCGCGTTAAGTGCATTAATTACCTTCCTATCTTCAAACTTCCAGGCATTACTGACGGCAGCTAATTCTGAAAGCATGGTATCCCAGACGATATAGGAGGATTCTAATTTCCAATCAGAAATCAACGTAAGAAACGTCGATGTCTTAATGTATCCTGATATTGATAAAGCACCTGAATCGGCGACAAGTCCAATTCTATCCTCAACAGAAAGTTTTGACGCTGAGCATCCGAGTTTTTCCCACCTTTGAGGCTCATAGTTAACACGGTAAACACCATTAGTGTTCCCGTTAATTTTAAGGAATGAACCTGTTTTCACAGAAAGTTTCGACGATCTGCTTTTTACAATAATGGAATTATCAATACTGTTCCCGGTCCTTAAACCAATAAATATTGGGAATAGTGCTTTATCATCCTCTGATCTAACATCACCGGCCCTAATAAATCTGTGTTGCTCAATAGAAATATtaccatcttcttccttaacTGTAACGAGAGGGTATCCAATACACTCCGTCCAAATTTTCATAATGCTTTCAACGTCCTTTCCGGAAACCTGAGAAAGAGCATTCCAAAGAGCACTTGTCTTTGCATTGGACCATGCATGTTTCTTTAAGTACAAAGACACACCTTTTATAAAATTAGCATCACCTAGCCAATCAGCCAACATTCTAAGAACGGCAGGTCCCTTTTGATAACAAATGGAATCAAAAATTTGGCTAACTTCATCGGCACGCTTTATTTTAATCTCAATTGGATGAGAGGATCTCAAGCTGTCCATTCGAAGTGCCCCTTGAAGTGACTTGCCAACAAATTTTTCCCAAATTCTCCATTCAGGGTGAAAGTGATCACAACATTTCCACGACATATATGTAGCAAATGATTCGTTTAACCATAGCGAGTCCCAGAAATCAAGGGTGCAATAATTACCAAACCATTGATGTGCTAGCTCATGATTAACAGTCTCGGCAATTCTAAACTCTACATCGATCGTCGATTTTCCCTTCTCATACAACAAGTCTATCATATCAAATGTGATAAGGCCCCAATTCTCCATACCGCCATAGCAGTCATAAATACCAACCATATCCATCTTCGGAAGCGGATACTTAATATCAAAGCACCGTTCGTAGTATTCCAATGCGTGTGCTGCCGATTCGACTGCATACCGGCCTTTGATCTCCTGACCAGGCGTAGTGTAAACTTTAACGGGAACATCTCTAAATTTGTATTTAGACTCAACAGATCGAAGATCACCTACAATAAATGCAACCAAATATGTTGACATTTTAGGGGTAGTATTGAATacaacttctttttttgtatcaTCAATGAAATGCTCTTCCTTGATATCCATGTTGGACAAATATGTGAGAGTCTTGTCGCCGACAAGTGTAACACTAAATCTAGCTTTCTGATTTGGTTCATCAATGCATGGAAATGCTCTTCTGCAATCAATGGGTTGCATTTGGGTTGTAGCAAGATATTTGGTCTTACCATCTTCCTCGTACGTTGATCTATAAAAGCCTGCCATTTTGTCATTCAATTCGCCAACAAATTTGATGCTCAACTTGACATGGTCACCCTTCTTGAGTGATGATGCTAGAGAGAATTTGAAAGTGGTGTATTGCTCTTCCTTATCTTCCTTAACAGACTCAGGCTTGATCTCTTTACCAGAGGCAGTAAGCAATATGGTCTCTTTGATATCAATCTCCAAAGTATTCAAGCTAATGAAATCCGAATCTTCAACAACTTCCAATTCAAGCAATTCATCACcatcaaatttgaaagtcTCAAAATTAGGCTCCAACTTGAGTGTGTATTCAATTGGCTTGACATTCTTAGGCAAGACCTGCCTCCCTGAATCGTCAGTTTTCTTAATGGCGCTCATTTTTGCAACACTGAATAATGATACCTGTTTCCCAGATTGTACAGTAAGTGAGGTATCTAGATCATTGGACAAATAATGTAACTATAGTGTTTCTAATATATATCACCTGCCACTGTAAAGTTGAACCTGTGTGTTGAATTATTCATGGCAAGACAGCAATACAAGATGCTGCCACTTCTCTGAATGGCTCTGTActgataagaaaaatatcacGAATAATCTTCAATAATTCATCGCATCTTTTTATAATACTAAATGCTAACGCTATGGAAATAGATTGTACTTAAAAGCCCTTCAAATGAAGTTTCAGAGTTCCATATGATGTCATGTTGATCCTTGTAAAGTATTATTTGCATCCCTCATCGTGCTGTAgaacatttttattttttttatgtacTTCAAATTGTGCGCCTGTGTGGGGTGAACCCTGAGACTATATacatttgttttttcctACTTTGGCTCCATAAATGTGTCAAGTAACAAGCAAAGTAATTGTTGAATCATTTCTTagctttcaaaattttatcAGTAAATAGGTGTTCTCTTCACAACGAATTGTGTACAACATTTTAGTGACTACCGATAAATTTATTACATCGTCATAACGACTTGCATAGAAATTTTGATCTATTACGGGTGTCTGTATTCTATTATCGAGTGCAGCGATCTCAGTTCTCCGTTCATTCTTCAAGAAACTTGAAACTGATTTCAAATGCTATAAGTTTCCTTATTTCTAAAATCAGTGCCATACTGTCAGATGGAAGTTTTTCTAAATTTCTCCAGTCGTATGTTCCTTTGGAAGCGCCAACATCTTTCCTGCTAACAGCAACATCATAGCTTTGGCCAGAAAGCTCTGCACATTGGGTGTCATCATTAACCTGTTTCTCATAAACGTTCAAGATCtcaataattttaattaaCTGATCTAACGAAAATGTGTTCGTGTTGAAATACGGTAAAAGCAGGAGCAAAA
It includes:
- a CDS encoding uncharacterized protein (MEROPS:MER0001009) is translated as MSAIKKTDDSGRQVLPKNVKPIEYTLKLEPNFETFKFDGDELLELEVVEDSDFISLNTLEIDIKETILLTASGKEIKPESVKEDKEEQYTTFKFSLASSLKKGDHVKLSIKFVGELNDKMAGFYRSTYEEDGKTKYLATTQMQPIDCRRAFPCIDEPNQKARFSVTLVGDKTLTYLSNMDIKEEHFIDDTKKEVVFNTTPKMSTYLVAFIVGDLRSVESKYKFRDVPVKVYTTPGQEIKGRYAVESAAHALEYYERCFDIKYPLPKMDMVGIYDCYGGMENWGLITFDMIDLLYEKGKSTIDVEFRIAETVNHELAHQWFGNYCTLDFWDSLWLNESFATYMSWKCCDHFHPEWRIWEKFVGKSLQGALRMDSLRSSHPIEIKIKRADEVSQIFDSICYQKGPAVLRMLADWLGDANFIKGVSLYLKKHAWSNAKTSALWNALSQVSGKDVESIMKIWTECIGYPLVTVKEEDGNISIEQHRFIRAGDVRSEDDKALFPIFIGLRTGNSIDNSIIVKSRSSKLSVKTGSFLKINGNTNGVYRVNYEPQRWEKLGCSASKLSVEDRIGLVADSGALSISGYIKTSTFLTLISDWKLESSYIVWDTMLSELAAVSNAWKFEDRKVINALNAATLSLVSEKFHTVGWKFSRDDSYLELKLKSLLFDAATSSEDEVIISASNKIFADYVAGDKNAIYPDVKSTIFRCVASHGGEEEFNQLLAIYKNSRSPDERSMALKSMGAFHDPNILENVLSLLLNGTVRIQDIPLPLSAMSRSKVGTEVAFKWMTRNWKTLRTILPSGFSMLNSVVNICTRGFGKMEQYRMVKNFFDGKDTMEYNRGLAQALESIKTNAAWVKRDSNDVRACIIRDKNTKRADFIFYSNRIIRLLVEEGLNQLPIKPKTVVTPTESTYEGADFQGKICGVSIIRAGESMEKGLRDCCRSVRLGKILIQRDEETALPKLFYVKLPTDISERYVLLLDPLLATGGSAAMAIDVLKKRGVPEDRIIFLNVLASPEGIAMFREKYSKVKVVTGMIDQGLNERKYVIPGVGDFGDRYYCI